The Pieris napi chromosome 14, ilPieNapi1.2, whole genome shotgun sequence genomic interval aattattataaaacatatttttactagTATGTCACCGTATGTTTTATATGTATTCTTGCTATGATATGAAGTAGAATTATTGCTCATTTAAATTCTAAGACTTTATATGAGACCTCAAGAAGTAATATGTAGCTATCTTCTATCAAATAATGTTGTGTCTATAATTCTATATCTATGTGTGCGTGTGGTACGAgttttgacagttgacaggtcaaaactaaatttcattgaggatttttgtttaagttcATTCAATGAAAATGATATTAATGTTGTTGTATGTATGTTCTTTCATATACTTATTTCTATAGGTGTAACAgtgtttttttcttattaataaataatatcacaaaatataGACGAGTTGTGAAGAATATCACTTGTTTTTCTTGTATCCATAAGAGTTGATcgctgaaaaaataaaatataatgtaattgtatttgttaatGATTTGAGTATATTATTCTAAATATGATTGATAAAATCGTTTTATACCCTACTAGTAACAATTTTATGTCTTTATAATAGCGCCATCTTTTATCGCATCAAACAAACTCAGCCaatctttaattaacaaatataggTATGATATTATACTAACCAAGATATTCCTTATCGCAATACATCAAAAGCTCCAACCACTGCGCCCCGGTGACATCCGGTATGTTTAAACTCCCTCCATATTTTTCAGGAAGACATTTaggatttatatatttgtaaagaagCTCCCTATCATTGCCCAAAAATACTATTCGAGAACGCAATTTCTCTTGCAAGATGGGCTTGAATAACTGGAACACCATATTGAAGATGTACGGCTGGTTTATGATGTATAGACCTTTTATTCTGAGAGGGATGCATTCCTGGAACAATGAAGATCGTTAAAGAATCTTGATATATTTAGACTCTAATTAGTTGGTTGGTTAACTCCAAAATTTGGATTCTGATATATCAATGTTGCGGGCATTAACAATTTCTTGActcttattataaaaacacacTTATTatacaaacacacacacacacttgaGGTCGTATGTGGAGTAAAATTGGAGGAATATATCGAGCCAAAAATCAAcgtcgtgtgtcaggtacagaaggCTAATCTCCTACTTACCCATTAAGAAAACAGTTATTGAAATATGAGGCAAAGACCAAGGGTTGTAGAGCTATTCTTTATTCtctcctttttattataaaaatacatatacaatgTATACTTCCGTGAAATTTAACTGTATCATTAATTGACCCTGAACCAACTAATAGGCAACTAATGCTTGTGAAGCATAAGTACtgatagtatttacaatttatttatttttgatttcacgccatctgccgggctgatttgtttaagaggagttcagtgacatacacacgtacaatAGAATTATACAATGTATATAAAGTTTTCCTATGCatcaaaaatattggttgacgttaaatattcttatcaTTAATTTGTGACATTCTTATAAAAGAGTTGTTAAAATCCTACGGAATACGTGTGAATGGCAAAAACCAGTACATCACCGCGCCAGTAACCAGCCAGCCATCATTCATATAATGGACATTGcgacttttaaaaattaattgttatttatatttctataaagtaaatatCATCGTTCTAATTGTTACAGTAACGAATAACGGGTACGCTTTTTTTCGTTACTTTTACACCTCTAATAACTAATACTGACCTGTAGCCAATCGACAATTCTCTTTGCGAATTGTGGGGTGAATTGCCAAACTTGTTGCAAAGACAGACCGTCCATGTCAAATATAACGACAGCGCCGCATATCTGTGTCTCTGGCTCCAACATCGCGCCCTCTAGGAAGAGAACACAGCCTTTGAACACCTCGTCTAGTGTGCATTTGTTGTGGTTCCAATTTTCTGAAAAAGTTATGTTATTATCAGCTTTAACTAGTggaattattttgattaaaacttGTTTGAATAATTTGAGAGCCATGCTGGATGAATGGTTAAACGATTGTCAACTGTTTTTcatggctgtgcaccaatatgTATATTCGTTTTATTAGTTCATTGTTCTTCTTTTTCGTgtctattgatttttttattgttctctGGGAAAGAGCACATTTTTGTACTATTCGCATTTTaatgtatctgttttgtttcTTTGTGTGATATAGGTATTtgcatttgttttgttattgtttttattagatagTAAGCAGGCAAGTGATTACCATTTTGTGTAACGTTCCGTAATAACCAAAACATACTTTTGGCATCACCCAGCCAAGTGTGACTACGTGAGATCACGATGCGGTGACTGAACTCatacaatgtatttttttactacaaCGTAGATAATTTGGCAATTTTGTACTCAAATGCTATGGTTGTCAGGAATcaacataattatgtaatttttttattgttatctaATTATACATCGTATAATTTTCCTATCTATATGCTTTGTTATACCGAGAATTATGACGAAAATGGAATATGAATTGTAAACatcttaaattttataaggCATGATGACGCAAATAGTAATGACATATGTCATTTTGATAGCTGTCACTACATCCTCTACCCCACTTCCTGTCTGCGACATGTGTCTTGAATATtgtctattatttaatttttttattgacgtaCTTTCACACTGCTTGCACAATCCTCTATTGTTTCTTACTCATCTAGAAGAAATCCTTGATACTCccaattattaaagttttataccgagtaaatatgtttaataaattcacaagatGCGCAGACGTCGTTTTTGGAATATTCCTAGTACAATTATAGCAAAATTGTCCTTACGCCGAGACATTTAACCCCGTtatgaatttatataaagtaacaaaaacttgtttcattttaCAAAGGTTGAGTTCAAGTGAACAACAAACTGCTAATGAGGTGTTAACAAATGACATATGTAACGAAGCAATTATCTGAAGAAACATTGAAGGAGCGAATCTTAATTTATTAGGTAATCCTAGGTTCTTGACTATGTACGGGACtgtagttatataatatattacctAGGTCAATAAGTTGTATAGGTACATACCTATTTTGCAGGTATACTTGtatgtttaaagaaaattagtattgatttctATCCGAATAGAACATTCTCTAATGTACTAAATTTATGAGCGGTAGCAGAGATAGTGCCAAATGCGctgaaatgaataaatactttttatgacaacttctatttattactaagccCTTATTgtcaatcaataaatatttgtttgagaTGAAtgattatttgaaatatttgcgTTGTCTTAACTATATATAGCCCTGAAAACCTCCTCTAAATTCTTCCACTTGTCTTTCATCCCCGCTATCCCTTTTATTCCATCTCCCGAGCTTTCTTTCGGGCAtcccctttttttaaataatcaagtaataatagaaataaaggtatattataggtatatattatacactGCTAGTTCATACATGCCGACgg includes:
- the LOC125055786 gene encoding alpha-tocopherol transfer protein isoform X1 — translated: MPESEVISKVILNEVTPDTSQHMLSDVSHLPGVQLGNFLLQFELEEPNEAVREIARRELRETPENVQPAVDELRRLLEADKDLYVPCERDAWLIRFLRPCKFYPESAYALIKRYYGFKVKHHKHYEGLTPSKEQNVFNQNVLKVLPTRDQLGRRVLVLELGKNWNHNKCTLDEVFKGCVLFLEGAMLEPETQICGAVVIFDMDGLSLQQVWQFTPQFAKRIVDWLQECIPLRIKGLYIINQPYIFNMVFQLFKPILQEKLRSRIVFLGNDRELLYKYINPKCLPEKYGGSLNIPDVTGAQWLELLMYCDKEYLAINSYGYKKNK
- the LOC125055786 gene encoding alpha-tocopherol transfer protein isoform X2, which codes for MGRASQHMLSDVSHLPGVQLGNFLLQFELEEPNEAVREIARRELRETPENVQPAVDELRRLLEADKDLYVPCERDAWLIRFLRPCKFYPESAYALIKRYYGFKVKHHKHYEGLTPSKEQNVFNQNVLKVLPTRDQLGRRVLVLELGKNWNHNKCTLDEVFKGCVLFLEGAMLEPETQICGAVVIFDMDGLSLQQVWQFTPQFAKRIVDWLQECIPLRIKGLYIINQPYIFNMVFQLFKPILQEKLRSRIVFLGNDRELLYKYINPKCLPEKYGGSLNIPDVTGAQWLELLMYCDKEYLAINSYGYKKNK